The Leptospira mtsangambouensis sequence TTCGTTGGGACTGCCTTCAAATTTAATTCTATCGATTAGTGCCATGGTTTATTTCCTTATTTTATTATTTTAAAAAGATTGAGTTTCTTGATTCAAATTGTGTTTCAAAATCTAACAGTAATTTGTTGATGGATTCGATGGCGGCCTCTGGGTTAGTCACAAAAGCACTGGGAAGGGAATCCAAAATTTCTTTTTGTATGTTCCCCACTTTTTCCAACATCGTAAAGTCATGGTTGAGTAGTTTTTCCATTTCTTCTGCAGTGGCTTTGACTCCCGCGCCGAGTCCATTCAGTCCATACCCAGCAGAACCTACTTTCATAATGATTCGATCGAGGAGTGTCGTAGCAGGATTTGTTTTTCCGATGTTTTGGATTTGCGCTTTTGCCACAAAACCTTCTTCTAGTTTACGAAAACTTTCTTTAAATGAAGTAAGAATTCCTCCGAGTTCTTTTCGGATGAGAAGATCGGTTTTTTCATACTCTTGGTTAGCAAGAGCTTCTTCAAAAAGTTTGGTTTCTTTTAAAAACTTACGTATGGGATCTTGTTCGTTCTTAAAACGTTCTAATGTAGTTTTTAACCAAGTTTGGTCCATTTTATTCCTCTGTTACGTTTCCTTCTAACGTCTGTATGGTGTTACAAGTGATGTAGTTAAAGATGACACTTTTTTCAGTTTGGTAGAGCCCTTTGGCTGGTAATGATTTCCATTTAGCCATATCAAAATCACAGTCATGTTTTTCTCCTTTGGTTTCTCCGCTAGACTCTGTGAAATGAACTATATATTTTTCTTCCTTGGGTCCTAAACGTTCACAACCAATACTTGTGCTCGCACATTCGCGAATTTGAGGAGTGGGCCAATAGGGTTCTTGTGTGGTTCCAAATCCTTTGGCCACAGCATTTCTGTCAAAGGCCCATTTGTCGATGCGGTAACTACAATGGTCATCATACACTGGTTCTTGTCTGTATTTGGTAGTACAACTTTCACTTTCAGAGAAGGTTCCATCTCCACGATCCGAACGAACTGTATGACAATCTTCTCCATCAGGAATGCTGTTATAACTTCTGATTTGGCGACTGCGGGACACACTGTACGCACCCAAAGGCATAGAGTCACACCATTCGGATTCGGAAACTGGTTTGAACTGATCAATGGCGATTGTGCGAGACCATTCATGGTGAGTGATTTGTAATTCTACTTTTTCAGTCCATAAAACACCTAGACAAACAAATCCAATCCCACCAATCACAATGGTTCCCAGTAACCACAAAACCCATTTGGGAGTTTTGGGATGAGGTTTGATATATTCGGAATTGGGGAAGGCTAAATCTTCTTTGGCTTTTTGGACAGAGTCTTCTGTGATTCCATCATGATCGGATCTGAGTTTGACATTCTGTGCACCATCTAAAGAACCTCCACAGTTTCCACAGAACGTGGCTTTGGCTCCATTCGGAGTTTGGCAGAAAGGACAAACCTTATCGACTCCGTAATAGATATGGTCTTGGACAGCAACTTTGTCTGCATCGTTTGGAAAGTATCGACGGCTTGGGTCTTGAGTGGCTCCACAATTGGGACAATGCCTATGTGTTTTACCGAGTAATTTTTTTGATCCGCAAAATTCGCAGTCCCAAAGCATTTCATAGATTCTTTCTTCTGCCATCGCAACCAAGGTTTATCTGCAAAAAATTGACTTTTGCAAGAAAAATATTTCCAATTCGTAAAAACCCACATAGAATC is a genomic window containing:
- a CDS encoding LIMLP_15305 family protein, whose product is MDQTWLKTTLERFKNEQDPIRKFLKETKLFEEALANQEYEKTDLLIRKELGGILTSFKESFRKLEEGFVAKAQIQNIGKTNPATTLLDRIIMKVGSAGYGLNGLGAGVKATAEEMEKLLNHDFTMLEKVGNIQKEILDSLPSAFVTNPEAAIESINKLLLDFETQFESRNSIFLK
- a CDS encoding zinc ribbon domain-containing protein, whose protein sequence is MVAMAEERIYEMLWDCEFCGSKKLLGKTHRHCPNCGATQDPSRRYFPNDADKVAVQDHIYYGVDKVCPFCQTPNGAKATFCGNCGGSLDGAQNVKLRSDHDGITEDSVQKAKEDLAFPNSEYIKPHPKTPKWVLWLLGTIVIGGIGFVCLGVLWTEKVELQITHHEWSRTIAIDQFKPVSESEWCDSMPLGAYSVSRSRQIRSYNSIPDGEDCHTVRSDRGDGTFSESESCTTKYRQEPVYDDHCSYRIDKWAFDRNAVAKGFGTTQEPYWPTPQIRECASTSIGCERLGPKEEKYIVHFTESSGETKGEKHDCDFDMAKWKSLPAKGLYQTEKSVIFNYITCNTIQTLEGNVTEE